A window from Hoeflea sp. IMCC20628 encodes these proteins:
- a CDS encoding xanthine dehydrogenase family protein molybdopterin-binding subunit — protein MNTGIGARIPRKEDSRHLRGAAQFVGDIKMHGSWEAAFVRSPLAHARIRSITKPAGAEGRVFTIDDLTDLLPIRAESSLPSYKISDHPALARNKVRFVGECIAVCIAPTRAEAEDLAEAVTVDLEPLPVHVDVESALAPDAARLHEEWSDNLFLSTTFDSDLSDARAKATVVIEREYATARQCMVPMEGKGTLAFWDGKTEQLVVYTSTQVPHLIRTGIAQCLQLDQGDVRVIAPDVGGGFGYKCVLQPEELVVSWLARSTGRPIRWTEDRREHLTAGANTREHKYKITAYADDTGRLLGLDADIWVDIGAYSVWPFTACLEAAQAGGNLPGPYDIGAYSCRTYSVATNKPGFTPYRGVARPGVCFAMELTIDAIARAVGRDPLEVREINLVQGSAMPYTNITGKYYDTGDYPEAARQAAAMIDAAGFRKRKEAAAREGRYLGIGYSSFTEQSAHGTKVFASWGLALVPGYEQAMVKLAPTGSVEVRSGNHSFGQGLETTLAQVASEWLTVDISQIKVTMGDTGTTPYSTGAYASRGMVMAGGAVSKAAEELSRRIRAIGSHLLQCKPEETELKEGAVFCGAASVSLKRIAQAWYLRPDMLADNVNTMGLEVTEGYKPDIDTGVFTYATHAAVVEVDIATGKVDIKDYVIFEDCGRRVNPLILDGQSYGGAAQGIGTALFEEVIYDAAGQPLTSTLADYILPGPAELPSFRLGHSETLSPHTRHGIKGVGEGAAIAPSGAIVNAINDALSPLGAELTRIPATPHRILEAIFNAQDASGMEASK, from the coding sequence CGGCATCGGCGCACGCATTCCCCGTAAGGAAGACAGTCGGCACTTGCGCGGTGCAGCCCAGTTTGTAGGCGATATCAAGATGCACGGCAGCTGGGAGGCCGCATTCGTTCGCAGCCCCCTTGCCCATGCGCGAATTCGCTCCATCACCAAGCCGGCAGGGGCTGAAGGGCGTGTCTTCACGATCGACGACCTGACTGACCTGCTGCCAATCCGGGCAGAATCAAGCCTGCCCAGCTACAAGATTTCCGACCACCCGGCGCTCGCCCGGAACAAGGTTCGTTTTGTCGGTGAATGCATCGCTGTCTGCATCGCTCCTACGCGTGCTGAGGCGGAAGATCTCGCCGAAGCGGTGACTGTCGACCTTGAACCGCTGCCCGTGCATGTCGACGTGGAATCGGCGCTGGCGCCGGATGCCGCGCGACTGCATGAAGAATGGTCCGACAACCTGTTTCTCAGCACCACCTTTGACAGCGACCTGTCGGATGCCCGCGCAAAAGCAACAGTGGTGATCGAGCGCGAATACGCGACCGCACGCCAGTGCATGGTGCCGATGGAAGGCAAGGGTACGCTGGCCTTTTGGGACGGCAAGACCGAACAGCTGGTGGTCTACACCTCGACCCAGGTCCCGCACCTTATCCGGACCGGCATCGCCCAATGCCTGCAGCTTGATCAGGGCGATGTGCGGGTTATCGCGCCCGATGTGGGCGGCGGTTTTGGCTACAAATGCGTGCTTCAGCCCGAAGAGCTGGTCGTGTCATGGCTCGCCCGGTCTACCGGACGCCCTATTCGCTGGACCGAGGACCGGCGCGAGCACCTGACTGCGGGTGCCAACACCCGAGAGCACAAATACAAGATCACCGCCTATGCCGATGACACTGGCAGATTGCTCGGACTGGACGCAGACATTTGGGTCGATATCGGCGCCTATTCGGTCTGGCCCTTTACCGCCTGTCTCGAGGCGGCACAGGCCGGGGGCAATCTGCCCGGCCCCTATGATATCGGCGCCTATTCCTGCCGCACCTACTCGGTTGCAACCAACAAGCCCGGATTCACTCCTTATCGCGGAGTCGCGCGACCGGGGGTCTGTTTCGCCATGGAACTGACAATTGACGCCATCGCCCGCGCTGTCGGCCGCGACCCTCTCGAGGTGCGCGAAATCAACCTCGTCCAGGGCAGCGCCATGCCCTACACCAACATCACCGGCAAATACTACGATACCGGCGACTACCCCGAGGCCGCACGTCAGGCTGCTGCAATGATCGACGCGGCCGGCTTCCGCAAACGCAAGGAGGCGGCGGCAAGGGAAGGCCGTTATCTGGGGATTGGATACTCGTCCTTTACCGAACAGTCGGCACACGGCACCAAGGTCTTTGCTTCCTGGGGACTGGCACTGGTTCCGGGCTATGAGCAGGCAATGGTAAAGCTCGCACCGACCGGGTCGGTGGAGGTCAGGTCGGGCAATCACTCCTTCGGCCAGGGGCTGGAAACCACCCTCGCCCAGGTTGCCAGCGAATGGCTGACGGTGGACATCAGTCAGATCAAGGTGACGATGGGCGACACCGGGACGACGCCCTATTCCACCGGGGCCTATGCTTCGCGCGGAATGGTGATGGCGGGCGGAGCGGTCTCCAAGGCCGCGGAAGAGCTTTCCCGCCGAATCCGCGCGATCGGATCGCACCTTTTGCAATGCAAGCCTGAGGAAACCGAACTGAAGGAAGGCGCGGTGTTCTGCGGTGCAGCCTCGGTGAGTTTGAAGCGGATTGCACAGGCCTGGTATTTGCGGCCCGACATGCTGGCCGACAATGTGAACACAATGGGCCTCGAGGTAACCGAGGGCTACAAGCCCGACATCGACACTGGTGTGTTTACCTACGCAACCCACGCCGCCGTGGTCGAAGTCGACATCGCCACAGGCAAGGTCGACATCAAGGACTATGTTATCTTCGAGGATTGCGGGCGTCGTGTGAACCCGCTGATTCTGGATGGACAATCCTACGGCGGTGCCGCGCAGGGTATCGGCACGGCCCTGTTCGAGGAGGTGATCTATGATGCCGCCGGACAGCCGCTGACATCAACACTGGCCGACTATATCCTGCCTGGCCCGGCCGAACTTCCGTCGTTTCGCCTTGGCCACTCCGAAACTCTTTCGCCCCATACCCGTCACGGCATCAAGGGTGTGGGCGAAGGCGCAGCCATTGCGCCCAGCGGCGCCATTGTGAACGCGATCAACGATGCACTTTCGCCGCTCGGGGCCGAACTGACGCGCATTCCCGCGACGCCGCACCGCATCCTCGAGGCGATCTTCAACGCTCAGGACGCAAGCGGAATGGAGGCCTCGAAATGA
- a CDS encoding FAD binding domain-containing protein — translation MKPAPFTHNLPGTLAAASKALGAHNSKVIAGGQSLGPMMNLRLARPSALVGLTHLDELRFIRRDGDTIIIGAGVTHARIEDGDSDIELPLMLRHVARNIAYRAVRNKGTIGGSLAHADPAADWVTAMTAIDAVLVISKAGSKPRREPMAGFMQGAYRTKLQPGEIITSVEIPAAMSEAHWAYEKICRKVGEFADAIGAVVIHPGRKYARVVVGATEGPPILLNDIARAIASTAKRPALEDIDAALAAHLPGADRVKRQLLKTALSRAIAKVIP, via the coding sequence ATGAAGCCAGCACCTTTCACCCATAATCTGCCCGGGACACTTGCCGCTGCCTCCAAGGCGCTCGGAGCCCATAACTCAAAGGTGATCGCAGGCGGCCAGTCGCTTGGCCCGATGATGAACCTGCGGCTGGCGCGGCCTTCTGCGCTGGTGGGGCTAACGCATCTTGACGAGTTGCGGTTCATCCGCAGGGACGGCGACACCATCATCATTGGCGCAGGAGTGACCCATGCGCGAATCGAAGATGGCGACAGCGATATCGAGCTGCCGCTGATGTTGCGCCACGTCGCGCGCAACATCGCTTATCGTGCAGTGCGCAACAAGGGCACGATCGGTGGATCTCTCGCTCATGCCGATCCTGCTGCCGATTGGGTCACGGCGATGACCGCGATTGATGCGGTATTGGTGATCTCCAAGGCGGGCAGCAAACCACGCCGGGAACCCATGGCGGGCTTCATGCAGGGAGCCTATCGCACGAAACTGCAGCCAGGCGAGATTATCACCAGTGTGGAAATCCCCGCAGCCATGAGCGAAGCGCATTGGGCCTATGAAAAGATCTGCCGCAAGGTCGGCGAGTTCGCCGATGCAATCGGTGCAGTGGTGATCCATCCCGGGCGAAAATACGCACGGGTGGTGGTCGGCGCGACGGAGGGTCCACCGATCCTGCTCAATGACATCGCGCGCGCGATCGCCAGCACCGCGAAGCGCCCCGCACTGGAGGACATCGATGCGGCACTCGCCGCCCATCTGCCCGGTGCGGACCGGGTCAAGCGCCAACTCCTGAAGACCGCGCTCTCGCGGGCCATCGCAAAGGTCATCCCATGA
- a CDS encoding 2Fe-2S iron-sulfur cluster-binding protein produces MNAPVASPIAAQTVTLTVNGRSETVTVAPRTQLADILRDHLDLTATHLGCEQGVCGACTVMVDGKPTRSCLMFAASCEGATVETLEGYEGDDLMDRLRDAFRTNHALQCGFCTPGMLATARDLVERLEEPDESRIRHELSGNLCRCTGYVGIVAAIAQVIEERKALGIASTGAARSPRPETTGFTPFDAAITDKPVTAAVSSGTVTVEDGWSVVKREVTLVHSPMAVWKHFSDLGAVAACLPGASLSKYDDSTFAGHVSVAFGPIAAKFEGEGTYDTNDESQTGRVTGRGKDRGGQSAVEGELSYTIRPASQGPQASIVDVSFRFRIQGMLGQFNRPELVNGFVDYILGEFVANCDSVLSGGEVRESKGISAFAMIRAVVGSKLKSLFGRN; encoded by the coding sequence ATGAACGCTCCTGTCGCCTCCCCCATCGCCGCGCAGACCGTGACCCTTACCGTGAATGGTCGAAGCGAGACCGTGACCGTGGCGCCCCGTACACAGCTTGCCGACATCCTGCGGGATCATCTCGATCTCACAGCGACCCATCTGGGCTGTGAACAGGGTGTCTGCGGCGCCTGTACCGTGATGGTGGACGGCAAACCGACACGATCCTGCCTGATGTTCGCGGCATCGTGCGAGGGCGCCACGGTCGAAACCCTCGAGGGCTATGAGGGCGACGACCTGATGGACCGGCTTCGTGATGCCTTCAGGACCAACCATGCACTTCAGTGCGGCTTCTGCACACCCGGAATGCTGGCGACGGCGCGCGATCTCGTTGAACGCCTGGAAGAGCCGGACGAGTCGCGCATTCGCCACGAGCTATCGGGCAATCTGTGCCGTTGCACGGGCTATGTCGGGATCGTGGCTGCCATCGCGCAGGTGATCGAAGAGCGCAAGGCGCTCGGAATTGCGTCAACCGGGGCTGCGCGCAGCCCTCGCCCGGAGACTACGGGCTTCACCCCCTTTGATGCAGCCATCACCGACAAGCCTGTTACGGCGGCCGTCTCTTCTGGCACAGTGACTGTCGAGGATGGCTGGTCTGTCGTCAAGCGCGAGGTCACCCTGGTGCATTCACCCATGGCTGTCTGGAAACATTTTTCCGATCTCGGCGCTGTTGCTGCCTGCTTGCCGGGCGCGAGCCTTTCGAAATACGATGACAGCACATTTGCCGGACACGTCAGCGTCGCCTTTGGCCCTATCGCTGCAAAATTCGAGGGCGAAGGTACCTACGATACCAATGATGAGAGCCAAACCGGCAGGGTGACTGGGCGCGGCAAGGACCGTGGCGGTCAGTCAGCTGTCGAGGGCGAACTCAGCTATACAATTCGGCCCGCCTCTCAGGGACCGCAAGCCTCGATCGTGGATGTGAGCTTCCGTTTTCGAATCCAGGGGATGCTGGGCCAGTTCAACAGGCCTGAACTGGTCAACGGTTTCGTCGACTACATCCTGGGCGAGTTCGTCGCCAACTGTGATTCCGTTCTGTCTGGCGGCGAAGTCCGCGAGAGCAAGGGGATCAGCGCCTTTGCAATGATCCGCGCGGTCGTTGGCAGCAAATTGAAGTCGCTTTTTGGCAGGAACTGA
- a CDS encoding aromatic-ring-hydroxylating dioxygenase subunit beta, translated as MTRELRPTLDKGLKDVKGALIRAADPAFREAKHAVEAFNSIYCAVLDDGDLEDWPEFFTEDGFYNIVSRENYDYGLPVGLVYCEGKNMMKDRAMAIAKTSMFGPRYLRHYMTNTRIIEIGEDGTIKAEANYILIEVLAEWPEGRLHQAGRMQDVFEPQEDGRLLLKSRVAIYDTLLVHNALVLPV; from the coding sequence ATGACCCGGGAACTGAGACCGACGCTCGACAAGGGGCTGAAGGATGTGAAAGGCGCGCTCATCCGTGCAGCCGATCCCGCGTTCCGCGAAGCGAAACACGCAGTAGAAGCTTTCAACTCGATCTATTGCGCGGTACTCGACGATGGCGATCTCGAGGATTGGCCGGAGTTCTTTACCGAAGATGGCTTCTACAACATCGTCAGCCGCGAAAATTACGATTACGGATTGCCGGTGGGCCTGGTGTATTGCGAAGGCAAGAACATGATGAAGGACCGGGCGATGGCGATCGCCAAGACCTCGATGTTTGGCCCGCGCTACCTGCGTCATTACATGACCAACACCCGCATCATCGAAATTGGCGAGGACGGGACGATCAAGGCCGAGGCCAATTATATCTTGATCGAGGTTCTGGCTGAATGGCCCGAGGGTCGACTGCATCAGGCAGGGCGGATGCAGGATGTCTTTGAACCGCAGGAAGATGGCAGATTGCTGCTGAAATCAAGGGTCGCGATTTACGATACGCTTCTGGTGCATAACGCACTGGTGTTGCCGGTCTGA
- a CDS encoding FAD-dependent oxidoreductase, with translation MDWFKTVKASQVLDEGSVSTEADGLRIALWAVDGEIYATGNICTHAFAYLTDGHVENGCIECPLHQGLFDIRSGKALCAPVTKDLATYAVKQEDGYVWVDVNTPGTKPDATPAVTSVIGSDDRTMVIIGAGQAGAETAIAARKHGFGGRIVIVGAEAHPPYERPPLSKGLLLGETTLQDAHVFETGQAEELQLDLKLGATVVSIKSAEKMITLQNGESLSYDILILATGARPRELKCSGSDTTHMHYLRDSTDAERLGAALRKAKNVAIIGGGFIGLELASAARKLGAKVTVIEAQSRLMTRLLPAEPADYLADIARKNGVEIELEANITHVSDEGVGLSDGRMIEADCIIAGIGAIPNDDLAEAAGIKTAERGGILVDMASRTNLSGVYAVGDVAVRQDRPGGPALRMESWQNARLSADRAGRHIAKLSPAAEDAPWFWSDLFGTTVQIFGQVSADMPVIRRDGDKAPVFMAQDKIGRVNCVIDFGDPSALRAAKALMANGQPLATEGSVASDNEEDDMKHQPIESRFVWPTEGLVRVPDWVYTNKEIYDREVERIFHGKTWNYVGLDCEVMNSGDFIRSYVGPTPVVVSRDEDGEVHVFENRCSHRAAEFCRELRGNATEFVCPYHEWSYDLKGNLAGVPFRRGANGAGGMPADFNPADHGLRKLNVARRGGVIFASYSNDVESIEDYLGEDMLKDYDAVFSGRKLKLLGHYRHTIMGNWKLYPENLKDPYHATLLHTFLVTFGLLVAGNKSAMICDPKGRHSTMASAKSDNVVSDENKKEMRAYRDGMTLADTRLMDYVPEFDSPWSVTMQVVWPNLIVQREMNTLGVRQIVPNGPDEFTMIWTMFGYEDDDDEMTRHRLRQGNLMGPAGFLGIEDNEAIKFVQDGMLNSTPSQHMVELDPDVPAGTSETLISEAAIRALYQHWREEMGL, from the coding sequence ATGGATTGGTTCAAGACCGTAAAAGCCTCCCAGGTTCTGGATGAAGGTTCCGTGTCCACTGAGGCCGATGGGCTGCGGATTGCGCTCTGGGCAGTCGATGGCGAGATTTACGCCACTGGCAACATCTGCACCCATGCCTTCGCCTATCTGACCGATGGTCACGTCGAGAACGGCTGCATCGAGTGCCCGTTGCATCAAGGCCTGTTCGACATACGTTCGGGCAAGGCGCTTTGCGCACCGGTGACCAAGGACCTGGCCACCTATGCGGTAAAGCAGGAAGACGGTTACGTCTGGGTCGACGTGAACACTCCCGGTACCAAGCCCGACGCCACGCCAGCCGTCACCAGCGTCATTGGCTCGGATGACCGGACCATGGTCATCATTGGCGCAGGCCAGGCCGGCGCAGAAACCGCAATCGCGGCGCGCAAGCACGGCTTTGGCGGGCGGATTGTCATCGTCGGTGCGGAGGCGCATCCGCCCTATGAGAGGCCACCCCTGTCCAAGGGATTGCTCCTGGGCGAAACGACGCTTCAGGATGCCCATGTTTTCGAGACTGGTCAGGCCGAAGAGCTGCAACTCGATCTGAAGCTCGGCGCCACCGTCGTTTCAATCAAATCTGCCGAGAAGATGATCACTCTTCAAAACGGCGAAAGCCTTTCCTACGACATCTTGATCCTTGCGACCGGTGCTCGACCACGCGAACTCAAGTGCAGCGGCTCGGACACGACGCATATGCATTATCTGCGTGATTCGACCGATGCAGAACGGCTGGGTGCGGCTCTGCGCAAGGCAAAGAATGTTGCCATCATTGGTGGCGGATTCATCGGGCTGGAACTGGCCTCGGCGGCGCGCAAGCTCGGCGCGAAGGTCACCGTGATCGAGGCGCAGTCCCGCCTCATGACACGACTTCTCCCTGCTGAACCAGCTGATTACCTCGCCGATATCGCCCGTAAAAACGGAGTCGAGATCGAGCTGGAGGCCAACATTACTCACGTCAGTGACGAAGGCGTCGGTCTGAGCGACGGACGCATGATCGAGGCTGACTGTATCATCGCAGGCATTGGTGCGATCCCCAATGACGATCTGGCCGAGGCGGCCGGAATCAAGACGGCGGAACGTGGCGGTATCCTTGTCGATATGGCCAGCCGCACAAACCTTTCGGGTGTCTATGCGGTCGGCGATGTCGCCGTGCGTCAGGACCGTCCCGGTGGTCCTGCGCTTCGCATGGAAAGCTGGCAGAACGCCCGCCTCAGTGCCGATCGTGCCGGGCGTCATATCGCCAAGCTCAGCCCGGCAGCAGAAGATGCGCCATGGTTCTGGTCTGATCTGTTTGGCACCACAGTCCAGATCTTCGGTCAGGTCAGTGCCGATATGCCGGTGATCCGCCGTGACGGCGACAAGGCCCCTGTCTTCATGGCGCAGGACAAAATCGGCCGTGTCAATTGTGTGATCGACTTCGGCGACCCGTCTGCGCTTCGTGCGGCCAAGGCGCTGATGGCCAATGGACAGCCGCTTGCGACCGAGGGGTCGGTTGCAAGCGATAACGAGGAAGATGACATGAAACACCAACCTATCGAAAGCCGGTTCGTCTGGCCAACCGAGGGCCTCGTCCGCGTGCCCGACTGGGTCTACACCAACAAGGAAATCTACGACCGCGAAGTCGAACGGATTTTCCATGGAAAAACCTGGAATTACGTCGGGCTCGACTGCGAAGTGATGAACTCCGGTGATTTCATTCGCTCATATGTCGGCCCCACGCCGGTGGTTGTGTCGCGCGACGAGGACGGCGAGGTGCATGTCTTCGAAAATCGCTGCTCGCACCGCGCTGCCGAATTTTGCCGGGAGCTTCGAGGCAATGCCACCGAATTCGTTTGTCCCTATCACGAGTGGAGCTACGACCTTAAAGGCAACCTCGCCGGCGTGCCCTTCCGGCGTGGCGCCAACGGCGCAGGCGGAATGCCCGCCGATTTCAATCCCGCCGATCACGGGCTCCGCAAGCTGAACGTCGCGCGGCGAGGGGGCGTCATCTTCGCTTCCTATTCGAACGACGTGGAGAGCATCGAAGACTATCTCGGCGAGGACATGCTGAAGGACTACGATGCCGTTTTTTCGGGACGGAAACTCAAGCTCCTGGGCCACTACCGCCACACCATCATGGGCAACTGGAAGCTTTATCCCGAAAATCTCAAGGATCCTTATCACGCCACGTTGCTGCACACCTTTCTGGTCACCTTCGGACTGCTTGTAGCGGGTAACAAGTCTGCGATGATTTGCGATCCCAAGGGACGCCATTCGACCATGGCTTCAGCGAAAAGCGACAACGTTGTCTCCGATGAGAACAAGAAGGAAATGCGTGCCTATCGCGACGGTATGACTCTCGCCGATACACGCCTGATGGATTATGTCCCGGAATTCGACAGTCCCTGGTCCGTGACCATGCAGGTGGTCTGGCCCAACCTGATCGTTCAGCGCGAGATGAACACGCTCGGCGTTCGCCAGATTGTACCAAACGGCCCGGACGAGTTCACGATGATCTGGACGATGTTCGGTTATGAGGACGACGACGATGAGATGACCCGCCACCGTCTGCGCCAGGGCAATCTGATGGGCCCGGCCGGCTTTCTCGGGATAGAGGACAACGAAGCGATCAAGTTCGTGCAGGACGGGATGCTCAATTCGACACCTTCGCAACACATGGTGGAGCTTGATCCCGACGTGCCTGCCGGGACATCTGAAACGCTGATTTCCGAGGCGGCCATCCGTGCTCTCTATCAGCATTGGCGTGAGGAGATGGGCCTATGA
- a CDS encoding amidohydrolase family protein, whose product MTPKITFEEHFMAPGFEKHSAAFLKLIPRDQAEILTRRLGDFDGERLETMDRGGITRSIISLTGPGAQGEAPEDAVDAAKGANDFLAGKISKNPARLGGLATLPMHDPDAAARELNRAVGELGLQGCLVNSHTHGTYYEGVEYDPFWSEVERLGVPFYLHPSNAYATPHVLGGMPVLQGATWGWGVETGSHALRILFGGVFDRFPKVKLVLGHMGEALPFLRWRYDSRFQAYPMGVSLERAPSAYFGSNILITTSGVCSHPSLMGAIGEMGEDAVMFSIDYPYEDTDLAVEFIESAPLSEVARAKVCHDNAARLFGLPTLAEKDGN is encoded by the coding sequence ATGACACCCAAGATCACTTTCGAAGAGCATTTCATGGCTCCCGGCTTCGAGAAGCACTCGGCAGCCTTCCTTAAACTCATCCCCCGCGACCAAGCAGAAATCCTGACCCGGCGACTCGGTGATTTTGACGGCGAGCGGCTCGAAACCATGGATCGCGGCGGCATCACTCGCTCCATCATTTCGCTCACCGGGCCTGGGGCACAAGGCGAAGCGCCGGAAGATGCCGTGGACGCGGCCAAGGGGGCCAACGATTTTCTCGCCGGGAAGATATCGAAAAACCCGGCCCGGCTCGGCGGCCTCGCCACGTTGCCGATGCATGATCCCGACGCAGCCGCACGCGAACTCAACCGCGCTGTCGGCGAGCTTGGTCTGCAAGGTTGTCTCGTCAACAGCCATACGCACGGCACTTACTATGAAGGCGTTGAGTATGATCCATTCTGGTCAGAGGTAGAGCGTCTGGGCGTGCCGTTTTATCTGCACCCTTCCAATGCCTATGCCACGCCGCATGTCCTGGGCGGCATGCCGGTACTTCAGGGCGCGACCTGGGGTTGGGGTGTCGAGACTGGTTCTCATGCGCTCCGCATTCTCTTTGGCGGCGTGTTCGACCGCTTTCCGAAGGTCAAGCTGGTGCTTGGCCACATGGGCGAGGCCCTGCCTTTCCTGCGCTGGCGGTACGACAGCCGGTTTCAGGCCTATCCCATGGGCGTCTCGCTTGAGCGTGCACCGTCGGCCTATTTCGGATCCAATATTCTGATCACCACATCCGGTGTCTGTTCGCATCCCTCATTGATGGGCGCGATCGGCGAGATGGGTGAAGACGCGGTCATGTTCTCCATCGACTATCCCTATGAGGACACCGATCTGGCCGTTGAGTTCATCGAAAGCGCACCGCTGTCGGAGGTTGCACGCGCGAAAGTCTGTCATGACAACGCTGCCCGGCTCTTTGGATTGCCTACACTGGCGGAAAAGGATGGCAATTGA
- a CDS encoding isochorismatase family protein, giving the protein MSQEKTYLDAGFGARVPRGPKPALVVVDFSFGFTDLIYPTASEATDQIAATNRLIASARKKRVPVIFTVIAFNKAEQDVLPWLKKATGMKALEEGSRLVEIDDRLDRTADDAVVVKKGASAFFGTNLAAHLSGAGVDTVILTGATTSGCVRASAVDAVQSGFNVLVIADACADRAQPPHDAALYDIGQKYGDVIDSIEGLAYLESI; this is encoded by the coding sequence ATGAGCCAGGAAAAAACCTATCTGGACGCGGGCTTCGGTGCGCGCGTCCCCCGCGGGCCGAAGCCGGCGCTGGTTGTGGTCGATTTCAGCTTCGGCTTCACCGATCTCATCTATCCCACGGCCTCCGAAGCAACCGATCAGATCGCGGCGACCAATCGTTTGATCGCATCGGCACGCAAGAAGCGCGTGCCGGTGATCTTCACCGTCATCGCCTTCAACAAGGCCGAGCAGGATGTTCTGCCATGGTTGAAGAAGGCGACGGGCATGAAAGCTCTTGAAGAAGGCAGTCGGCTTGTCGAGATCGACGACAGGTTGGACCGGACGGCCGATGATGCTGTTGTGGTCAAAAAGGGAGCCTCGGCGTTCTTCGGGACCAATCTTGCCGCTCACCTGTCAGGCGCCGGGGTTGATACTGTGATCCTGACCGGGGCCACGACGTCGGGCTGCGTACGGGCTTCCGCAGTCGACGCTGTTCAAAGCGGATTCAATGTCCTCGTCATCGCGGACGCTTGCGCAGACCGTGCGCAGCCACCACACGACGCAGCCCTCTACGATATAGGTCAGAAATATGGCGACGTCATCGATTCCATCGAAGGCCTTGCCTATCTGGAGAGTATCTGA
- a CDS encoding leucyl aminopeptidase, producing the protein MDQASFTEICLHQLKMSGVHEGEKLIVLTQGNERLDYADAFMAAGARLGASMYHMRLPAPSAMGGWNVGVTGLAAMPDAVEALKACDMLIDCIFLLFSPEQFAIQGAGTRILTAVEPPELLARMLPSKELREKVEIGAEYLAKAKVMRITSKHGTDVTYKLNTYPTVAEYACTDEPGRWDHWPSGFVFTGGDDDGVDGQIVVAPGDILLPQNIYVRDPIIYTIEKGFVTDIRGGLDCELVKSYMDSFNDERGNGMSHVGWGMNPNAKWHRMVPGEFPGGMGMEPRSFYGNVMFSTGPNNELGGPNDTACHLDIPMRNCSLFLDDEAIVIDGDLVIKEMQMERG; encoded by the coding sequence ATGGATCAGGCTAGCTTCACAGAGATCTGCCTTCATCAGTTGAAGATGTCAGGCGTCCACGAGGGCGAAAAGCTCATCGTACTCACCCAGGGCAACGAGCGGCTCGATTATGCTGACGCCTTCATGGCCGCCGGCGCGCGGCTTGGCGCTTCGATGTATCACATGCGGTTGCCCGCGCCGTCGGCAATGGGTGGCTGGAACGTCGGTGTCACCGGCCTCGCTGCCATGCCTGATGCCGTCGAGGCGCTCAAGGCCTGCGACATGTTGATTGACTGCATATTCCTTCTGTTCTCACCCGAACAGTTCGCCATTCAGGGCGCCGGCACCCGCATCCTGACCGCGGTCGAGCCGCCGGAACTGCTGGCTCGGATGTTGCCCAGCAAGGAGTTGCGCGAGAAAGTCGAGATCGGCGCCGAATATCTGGCGAAGGCCAAGGTCATGCGGATCACATCGAAGCACGGGACCGATGTGACCTACAAGCTCAACACCTATCCGACGGTCGCCGAATACGCCTGCACCGACGAACCGGGCCGCTGGGACCACTGGCCATCCGGGTTCGTGTTCACGGGCGGCGATGATGACGGCGTCGACGGTCAGATCGTCGTGGCTCCGGGCGACATTCTGCTGCCGCAGAATATCTATGTCCGCGACCCGATCATCTACACCATCGAAAAGGGCTTCGTCACCGACATACGCGGCGGCCTCGATTGCGAACTGGTCAAATCCTACATGGACAGTTTCAACGACGAACGCGGCAACGGAATGAGCCATGTCGGTTGGGGTATGAACCCGAACGCCAAGTGGCATCGCATGGTGCCGGGCGAATTCCCCGGTGGCATGGGCATGGAGCCGCGCAGCTTCTATGGAAATGTCATGTTCTCGACAGGCCCGAACAACGAGCTTGGCGGCCCGAACGACACCGCCTGTCATCTCGATATCCCGATGCGCAATTGTTCGCTGTTCCTTGACGATGAGGCGATCGTGATCGACGGCGATCTCGTCATCAAGGAAATGCAGATGGAGCGTGGCTGA